The following nucleotide sequence is from Caldicellulosiruptor saccharolyticus DSM 8903.
AACACCTTACCTTGACATGACTAAAATACAGAATCAAAACAAAGTAATAGCTCTGAAAAATTTAACAGCAAGAAGAAAGTATATTTATCAAAAAGGGTATTGTTACATCGAAAAAAGACGATTTCCATTAGAGTTCAATTACAAAGCTATTGATATAAACGGTAATCAAGCAAGTGTTATATTAGAAATAAAATTAGATGGACAGAATGCCTATCCACCTTTTATTTGTGGTGGCGAAAATATATTTAAGTTAATAAAGATGGAAGATGGCTGGAAAATTACAGAACATGATTATGAAGATCTAAGTTTCTATGAAATTTCAAAAGAAAAATTAATAAGAGAATTTCAACCGAAAGAATTAGCTGAAATGATTGATCAGGAATTTTCTCCAGATTCCAAGAAAGTATATAAAAACTTCAATGATGTTGAATTGAAAAGTAATGTTGGTATTCTTAGTTTGCCAGCAGTAAATCATTATTATAGTACATCAAGGGCTGTTGAATATGCAAACAAATACGTATATAACCGTAATACCAAGTTTTATGATGCAACCGCTGGAGGAGGAGATTGCACAAACTTTGCATCTCAAGTTTTATGGTATGGATTTGGAGCAAATGATACTACGAATGATATATTAAATAAGGTGATGATGGTTCCTGGTTCATATGAAGAAGGATGGTATGCAGGTCCTGGTGGAGGCTCAAAAAATTGGGAGAGTGTTGAAGCTTTCTGGAGTTATATGACAAACTATAAATCTATTGAC
It contains:
- a CDS encoding amidase domain-containing protein, with product MRKIVLFLLCLILIIPNSIAYANSHKNNEEEIIKNVIESFYNTQYDAYLQMEYKDITPYLDMTKIQNQNKVIALKNLTARRKYIYQKGYCYIEKRRFPLEFNYKAIDINGNQASVILEIKLDGQNAYPPFICGGENIFKLIKMEDGWKITEHDYEDLSFYEISKEKLIREFQPKELAEMIDQEFSPDSKKVYKNFNDVELKSNVGILSLPAVNHYYSTSRAVEYANKYVYNRNTKFYDATAGGGDCTNFASQVLWYGFGANDTTNDILNKVMMVPGSYEEGWYAGPGGGSKNWESVEAFWSYMTNYKSIDTPGPRVVVVDSVNSLDNGGIMQIDFSNDGRFEHTAILVDKTTLKFAQHTPNTYRYYQEYTGAKRYFNPYYFREIE